A stretch of Pseudophryne corroboree isolate aPseCor3 chromosome 9, aPseCor3.hap2, whole genome shotgun sequence DNA encodes these proteins:
- the LOC134958746 gene encoding putative uncharacterized protein DDB_G0290521, whose amino-acid sequence MNLLSRIIGLITVLFLFFCLVCASVDITKYTTYDPKCRKLCDFVQLIVLDKCGRAQQQAAAAGSPDQSPSQPPSPSVAQSPSPSQSPSQAPSPSVAQSPSPSQSPSQAPSPSVAQSPSPSQSPSQPLSPSVAQSPSPSQFPSHTPSPSVAQSPSPSQSPSQAPSPSVAQSPSPSQSPSQAPSPSVTQSPSPSQSPSQPPLPSVAQSPSPSQSPSQSPSPSLYQYPSLSPSPSEGQTTTPATSPSLSQSPSLAPSPSVAQTPSPPPSPSQSDPPSENSSPIPPPSPIQPPSPIQPPSPIQPPSPIQPPSPIQPPSPPSEWAAEAPADIPGSPHVADENVAVGDPTSFVGILVTMRQHLQGLLRSVEQLEKFS is encoded by the exons Atgaatttattgagcag GATAATTGGTTTAAtaactgttttgtttttgtttttttgtttggtttGTGCATCTGTTGATATTACAAaatacacaacatatgatcctaaatgtcgtaaactttgtgactttgtgcagctgattgttcttgacaaatgtg ggcgagcacaacagcaagctgctgctgctgggagccccgaccaatccccttctcagcccccctccccttctgtcgcccaatccccctctccttcccagtccccttctcaggccccctccccttctgtcgcccaatccccctctccttcccagtccccttctcaggccccctccccttctgtcgcccaatccccctctccttcccagtccccttctcagcccctctccccttctgtcgcccaatcaccctctccttcccagttcccttctcacaccccctccccttctgtcgcccaatccccctctccttcccagtccccttctcaggccccctccccttctgtcgcccaatccccctctccttcccagtccccttctcaggccccctccccttctgtcacccaatccccctctccttcccagtccccttctcagccccccttaccttctgtcgcccaatccccctctccttcccagtccccttctcagtccccctccccctctctttaccaatacccatctctgtccccctccccctctgaaggCCAAACAAccactccggccacctccccctctctttcccagtccccctctctggccccctccccctctgttgcccaaacaccctctccgcccccctccccctctcaatcagacccaccctctgaaaacagctccccaatccctcctccttccccaatccagcctccttccccaatccagcctccttccccaatccagcctccttcccccatccagcctccttcccccatccagccgccttccccacccagtgaatgggcagcagaagccccagcggatattccggggagtccgcatgtggcagatgaga atgttgcagttggagatcccactagTTTTGTGGGCATTCTTgtcaccatgcgccaacacctgcaggGATTATTGAGGAGTGTGGAGCAGCTGGAAAAGTTTTCATAA